GGTTCCCCAAGTTGTCATACATATCAAATATGACCAGCAGCCCTAAGGTGGCACCAAGCGATAGCAAAAATGCACGCAACCACTCCCAAAAAATGTACCGATCAATCAGATTCACAGACTAACATCTCAATCAGGGTTACAGAATCCATCAAGGGATTTGTGCTTTTAATATCAAAGAATGTCGGTAGGCTTTCGATTATCACAAAATTACTCTCTTAATATATGGCGATTAAAGAATCTTGGAATTCCCGTTTGGGTGTCATTCTGGCTGTCTCCGGCAGTGCCGTCGGTTTGGGGAACTTCCTCCGATTCCCAGGACAAGTTGCTCAATATGGAGGAGGGGCATTCATGCTGGCCTACTTCATTTCTTTCCTGCTTATTGGGCTGCCCATTTGCTGGGCAGAATGGACCATGGGTCGTACCGGGGGTCAAAACGGGTTTAACTCCAGTCCCGGTATTCTCCAGGCAATTGTGAAACATCCCGCAGGGAAATACATCGGTGTAATTGGGGTCCTGGTGCCATTGGTCATCTATCTCTACTATGTTTACATTGAGGCCTGGTGTTTAGGATACTCCCTGAATTTCCTTCGAGGATCCATGGAGTTCACTTCCATCGAAGCATCCACAGGCTTTTGGGCCACCTTTATTGGAGCTGCCAAGGATGGGAGTGCACTTGGTTTTGGAATAAGCCAGGTGGGAACCTTCCTGGTTATCTGCTTCGCCCTGAATTTCTTCCTGATATACCGTGGACTTTCCAAGGGTATCGAATTCTTTTGCACGTATGCGATGCCCGCCCTGGTGGTCATGGCTATAATAATCCTGATACGCGTTCTAACACTCGGTGCTCCCGACGCCTCGAAACCCGATCAAAACATAGTCAATGGCTTGGGTTATTTGTGGAACCCTACCAAGGTGGTACTGCAGGAACGGCAATCGGCGGATGAGCCTTGGAAAACCGTAACCGAAATTGTGAGGCCGGCGGTAATGGCTACTCACAAAATGGAAGCCGCGACCAACAGCAATCTGCAGGTGGTTAAAATCGGCATCTTCGAACAGTTGCGCAGACCAGGTTTATGGTTAGCTGCCGCCGGTCAGATATTCTTTTCCCTTTCGGTGGGATTCGGCGTGATCATAACTTATGCAAGTTACCTTAAAAAATCAGACGATATTGTTTTGAGTGGATTGAGTGCAACGAGTGCCAACGAATTCTGCGAGGTCTCGCTCGGTGGACTCATTACTATACCAGCAGCTTATGCATTTATCGGTATAGCTGGTGTAGCTGGAATGGGGACCTTTGATCTCGGGTTTAAGGTACTTCCAATGGTATTCTCCAATATGCCATTCGGTAACTTGTTTGGATTCCTCTTTTTCTTCCTGCTGTTTCTGGCTGCGGTTACGAGCTCACTATCCATGTTGCAGCCAGTAATTGCATTTCTGGAAGAAAGCCTGGGGATAAACCGTAAAGCCTCTGTATCAATACTTGGCATGATCACCGCCATGGGAAGCTTGTTTGTCGTTTATTTCAGTGCCGATGTGAAAGCACTGGATACGATGGATTTTTGGATCGGCACTTTCATGCTCTATGTTTTGGCCACCATCCAAATTATTATTTTCGGATGGGTCATTGGTATTGATGAAGGATTTCGCCAGGCTCATGAGGGAGCTTCCATGAAAATCCCGGATATTTACCGAATCCTAATGAAATACATTACACCTGCTTTCCTTCTCATAATCATCGCATTTTTTGTAATGGAGAACATGCTGGGCTGGACGCCCTGGGGAGGCGAGAGTCAAGTATCTTCCTATGTAACGGATCTCGTCGGTGGAGAGGACCAAGCACCCAACACGGTAGCAAGAATGAGCGTCGGAGTAATCGCCATCATTTTTGTATTTCTTACTATTATCACCGCATCATCTAATAGATTTAAAGATTTCCTAAAGAAGGAGGGCACGCAATGACACTCGGAGGTTGGCTAGTAATGATCATTTCAGTAGGGACTGTAACAGGCCTTTTTATCTGGTGTATCTACAAAGTGATGACAGAGGACAAATTGGAAGATAAGCATATCCATGGCATCGAAAGAAAGACGCCGGATCAGATCGAAGGATAATAATTAACGATTGAGGTAGCTGATCAGAATTTGCGGATCGTCAAAGGATTCCAGGACCAGGGACGGTTCGTGCTCCATTAGCTGCTCAACCGTGTGATGACCCGTTGCCACTGCAACCGTGTGAGCACCAATATGTTTTCCGCACTCGATATCTTTCGGGGTATCACCAATGACATACACCTGCTCGGGCGACCAGTCTTCGTGAAGGTGTTGCCGGGCCAAATCGAGAGCGTGCGTGCTTAAATCATTACGAAAATCACTATGGTCGGCAAATGCACCAAATAAAAAATAATGGTTCACGCCAATATAACCGAGTTTAATATCGGAGCCACATTTCACGTTGCCGGTTAAAAGGGCTTGGTGCACATGGGGCATAAGATGAAAGTGCTCCAACAAATGAAGAACCCCCGGGTTGGCTTTGGCATTAGTGGACTCAAGCAAGTCAGGTAAATGGCTTAAATACTTATCGACAAGACCTTGGGCAGCTTCCCTCGTTACCTCACGACCCGCTTTCTCCAGAATGGCGTAGGCAATGGCGTAATCGGTCGCTCCAGGCCAGTTTATGGAAGACAAAGGAATCTCCTCGCCAAATGCGTGGAAGGTCGCTCGTTCAAACGCTTTGGGCCCTGCGCCTTTTGCGGATAAGATAGTTCCATCAATATCCCAGAGTAATAAAATGTCGCTCAAAGAAGCCATAGAAGGTTTTAGGAGAAAAAGTAGAAAAGTTCACTTAGGTTATCGAGAATTCATTAAGGTCGAGAAAGAAGGTCACACTTTCTTCCTCAACCGCCACCGATACAAAGTGGTGGGATGAATTCCCATCCGTGCCGCAACCCACGCAAAATCATTGTCGCTTTGTTCAAGCAACTTTTGCGCATGCTTGTAGCGATCCTTTTTGTTGGGAGGGGCACCTTGCAAGTACATGGAAATATCATCGCGCGCAGGAGTCGGAGGAGGAGGAGGCGGCGGAGAAGGCGGAGGAGGAGGAGCATAGTGAGGGTTAACCGTCTGAGGCGGCGGCGGCTCCATTTCCCAAGGCGGGTTAGAGGCAACAGGTGAATTGGGATAAACTGCAGGTCTGTTAACTCCATGCGAGCGCAGGGGCACTTCCCACCATCGGGCAAGTAGGGTTTGTCCATTATTGAGGATTACCAAGCGGTCGATCGATTGCTTCAACTCACGGACATTTCCTGGCCACACATGATTTTGAAATTTGTTTATGAGCTCCGGTTCGATCCACTCGAAACTTTTGCCGAACCGTTCAACACTCATTTTGAGAAAAGTCTGAGCCAAAATGGGAATGTCTTCCAGGCGCGCCCGAAGCGGTGGGATATTTAAAATAACCTCTGAGATGCGGTAGTACAAATCTGCTCGGAAAACACCGTTGGCGATATCCGCTTCAAGGTCCCTGTTCGTTGCAGTTACAATCCGAATATCGACCGAGTATTCCGCATTACTTCCCAATCGACGTGCTTTTCGTGTTTCGAGAAAACGCAGTAGTTTCGGCTGCAGCATGATATCGAGCTCGCCGATTTCATCGAGAAAGAGCGTCCCTCCATCCGCTTCTTGAATGAGTCCCTTTTTAGCCGCGACGGCACCGGTATAAGCACCCTTCTCCACTCCGAAAAGTTCGGATTCAATCAGGTCCTTCGGAATAGCGGCGCAATTCACTGGGATGAAAGTCTTGCGACCCGAAGCATTGTGAATGGCCTGGGCAACGCGTTCTTTTCCGGCACCCGATTCACCCAGAATCATTACCGAAGCATTGGTCGGACCGATGATTGAGGCACTTTGTTTTAAGCTTTGAATGCCAGCAGACCGACCAACCAAGTCGTCGTCCTGCTTGCCTGAATAGCCGCCATAAAGTTGCCACCAAAGATCCTGAGAGCTGTTCGCTTCGTGAATCGATGACATCCAACGCGCATCCGTATCTTTGAGGTCGAGTACATCGAAAGCACCATCGCGGATATGGGTAATGATACTTTCGCTGGTAAGATTTTCGCCTACCACAATAAAGTAACGATTCGCACCAGCGAGACGTGCTCGAACTTCAGACCAATCGGAGCTGTTCGTGAACTCCAGCGGGATCATGTAGATCCAATCAGTGGATTCTCCATCCAAGTCACGAATATGATCAAAGTCCTCCAAATAAGGAGTAATACCACTCACCGCCAACTTGGCCTGGTAATCCGCGGAATTTTCACCTTCTAGAAGCGTTACTTTCATGATCGGCAGCCTTTAGAAAAAGCAATGCAATTGCAAGAATCGAGAAATAGGAAGTTGAGAATCGCCTATAAACATACGAGGTTCCAACTAGTAGGACTTTGCAAAAACGACCTGCTGCGGACTTGGCTTCCCAGTGAAAATGCAAATGCCAGGCTCTGGACTTCCGCATTGTGGAATACACCGAACCGTCACTTTCAATTCAGATTGAATCAGCGCCTCCAGCTCAGGTTCGCCCGAATAATGAGCCAGTGCAAATCCTCCATGAATCTCCGGTTGATCAACATTATTTGGTGTGAAGAATTCATAGAAGTCTTCCTTCGAATCGATAGTTCGGGTGTTAGCTTGGCGGAAGTCCTTCGCTTTTGCTAACAATCCATCCTGCATATTATCCAAGGTCTCAATAAATCCCTCAACGAAAGCATCCCGGCCAATACCTTTCCGCTCCTTTGGACCCAAATCACGTCGACCAAAGAACACCGTTCCAGATTCCATATCCCGTGGACCTACCTCGATCCACGTTGGAATTCCTTTCTTGATCCAGGACCACATTTTTTCGCCTCCGCGGATATCGCGCTCATCAATTTCAACCCAGATCCGACGACCATGGTAGCTTTTACTTTCTAGCTCTTTTTTAATTTCCCGACAGTAATTCAAAATTGCCACAGGGTCAGAATCTTTGCGAAGAACGGGTAATATAACCAGATGGGTCGGCGCAATCTTCGGAGGAATGACCATACCATCATCATCGGCATGAGTCATGATCAAGCCACCGACCAAACGGGTGGAAACCCCCCAGGAAGTGGTCCAAGCCAATGCTCGCTCTCCTTTCTCATCGAGAAAATCAATATTTGAAGCCCTTGAGAAATTCTGACCGAGGAAATGAGATGTTCCGGCTTGGAGCGCTTTCCGATCCTGCATCATAGCCTCGATACAATAGGTATTAACAGCCCCTGGAAAACGTTCGCCTTCCGTTTTTTCGCCTTTGATAACAGGAACGGCCATCCAGTTCTCAGCAAAATTGGCATAAACATCCAGCATCTTTAGTGTTTCTTCAACTGCTTCTTCCTGGGTGGCGTGGGCCGTATGCCCCTCCTGCCATAGAAATTCGGTAGTTCGCAGAAAGAGCCGTGTGCGCAATTCCCAGCGAACCACATTGGCCCATTGATTTATCAATAAAGGCAGGTCGCGGTAGGATTGCACCCACTTGGAAAACATTTCTCCAATAATAGTCTCTGAAGTAGGTCGTACTATCAAAGGTTCATCCAATTCTCCCGCTGGCACCAGCTTCCCGTCTTCGTTAAGCTCAAGCCGATGGTGCGTTACTACGGCGCATTCCTTTGCAAAGCCATCTACATGCGCCGCTTCCTTCTCCAAATAGCTTATAGGGATAAACAAGGGAAAATAAGCATTCTTGTGCCCGGTCGCCTTGAACATGTCATCCAACTCGCGCTGCATATTTTCCCATAAAGCATAGCCCCAAGGCTTTATCACCATGCATCCGCGAACGGGCGAATTCTCGGCAAGTTCGGCCGCACGAACCACTTGCTGATACCATTCAGGGTAATCTTGATCTCTTGTTGGTGAAATGGCGGTTCTTTCCGACTTACTCATAGATGTAAAAAGTTTTAAAAAAGGAAAGGCCTCAGTGAACGCTTGTAGACCTCAACTGCAAGCCAAGTATTGTACGGAAAAATTTCCCGCTCCAAAGATCGGTGGTTTACATCCAATTAATAAGGAACCTTTTTACCAACTTTTTTCTCAAAAGCAGCTGCCACCTCACAAAACTATTCGACACTACGGCACACAAATAATCGAAACCTCAACTTCACATACCATGCAAACCTCAGAATCCAACGCAGTCTCTATTTCCAAAACCGAATTCGATGAAACATTCGCCACGATCAAGGAAATCCTTGAGCACAAAGGTGACCCCGGCGAGTTCATGGTCGAAGACCCATTTTTATCTTCTGTTCCTGTCAAAGTCGATCTGCGGCAGCATTTGCAAAATCTCTATAACCGCATGTTCGAGGCTCAAGATTCTGCCAATTCAACGAGCAAGGTGGTAACGATCGATTTCAGCTAGAGAGTTGCTCTTATTCAACCATTGCAGCCGACTATCCCAATAGTCGGCTTTTTTTGTGCTCAAAAGATCATACATGGAAATCACACATCCGAGTGTGCAAAGGCTCGACCAGCAGACCCACTGACCTGTAGTCTGGAGTCCGAAAAATGAAGCAAGTAACTCCAACAACTAGACGGTGGTTTTTGAAATCCACTGGTTTCGCGGGTTTGGGATTAAGCATCCACCAATTCCTACCGGCGGCGACCTCAACAGGGATCGCAAATACGTATGCTAATTTAGAGACCTCGGAATTCCTCGGACAACTTCGAGTAGAAACACGGATTCAGGACAACATTGTTTTCACGGAAGGTCCTGCGGTAGACAGGTCCGGAAACGTGTTCTTCACTAATGTCAGGGTGTCGAAAATATTGAAGTGGGATCCAAAAAAAGAGGAGCTAACCACCTTTAGAACAAACACCAACGAAGCCAACGGCCTGCGTTTTGCTATAAACGGAGATCTACTCACCTGCGAAGGATCAGCCGGGAGGGTTACCCGGACAGATAGGACGACCGGTAAGGTCTCAGTTCTGGCGGATACATTCGGGGGAAAAGGCATTCAGGCACCCAACGATCTGGATTTCGATTCAAAGGGAAGAATTTATTTTTCCTCGCGTACAGGTAATCCTGACCTGGAAAAGCAAAACAAGCGGGCGGTCTATCGTATCGATCCCGATGGAACCGTTTCGCAGCTGTTAACTGAGCCCGACATTCATATGCCCAATGGCATCATTGTATCGCCTGATGAGAAAACACTCTATTTAATTGAGGCGGACGGGGCAAAAGACAAAAACCGCAAGATCCTGGCTTTCGATCTGGGTGAGAATGGTTCCTTGTCAAATCGTAGAACCTTAATCGATTTTTATCCCGGACGCAGCGGGGATGGGATGTGCGTCGATGCCGAGGGAAACCTCTACGTGGCAGCCGGTCTGCACAAAACACGTGAATCCTCTGAGAC
This portion of the Verrucomicrobiota bacterium genome encodes:
- a CDS encoding sodium:calcium symporter, producing the protein MAIKESWNSRLGVILAVSGSAVGLGNFLRFPGQVAQYGGGAFMLAYFISFLLIGLPICWAEWTMGRTGGQNGFNSSPGILQAIVKHPAGKYIGVIGVLVPLVIYLYYVYIEAWCLGYSLNFLRGSMEFTSIEASTGFWATFIGAAKDGSALGFGISQVGTFLVICFALNFFLIYRGLSKGIEFFCTYAMPALVVMAIIILIRVLTLGAPDASKPDQNIVNGLGYLWNPTKVVLQERQSADEPWKTVTEIVRPAVMATHKMEAATNSNLQVVKIGIFEQLRRPGLWLAAAGQIFFSLSVGFGVIITYASYLKKSDDIVLSGLSATSANEFCEVSLGGLITIPAAYAFIGIAGVAGMGTFDLGFKVLPMVFSNMPFGNLFGFLFFFLLFLAAVTSSLSMLQPVIAFLEESLGINRKASVSILGMITAMGSLFVVYFSADVKALDTMDFWIGTFMLYVLATIQIIIFGWVIGIDEGFRQAHEGASMKIPDIYRILMKYITPAFLLIIIAFFVMENMLGWTPWGGESQVSSYVTDLVGGEDQAPNTVARMSVGVIAIIFVFLTIITASSNRFKDFLKKEGTQ
- a CDS encoding HAD hydrolase-like protein, whose translation is MASLSDILLLWDIDGTILSAKGAGPKAFERATFHAFGEEIPLSSINWPGATDYAIAYAILEKAGREVTREAAQGLVDKYLSHLPDLLESTNAKANPGVLHLLEHFHLMPHVHQALLTGNVKCGSDIKLGYIGVNHYFLFGAFADHSDFRNDLSTHALDLARQHLHEDWSPEQVYVIGDTPKDIECGKHIGAHTVAVATGHHTVEQLMEHEPSLVLESFDDPQILISYLNR
- a CDS encoding SMP-30/gluconolactonase/LRE family protein; protein product: MKQVTPTTRRWFLKSTGFAGLGLSIHQFLPAATSTGIANTYANLETSEFLGQLRVETRIQDNIVFTEGPAVDRSGNVFFTNVRVSKILKWDPKKEELTTFRTNTNEANGLRFAINGDLLTCEGSAGRVTRTDRTTGKVSVLADTFGGKGIQAPNDLDFDSKGRIYFSSRTGNPDLEKQNKRAVYRIDPDGTVSQLLTEPDIHMPNGIIVSPDEKTLYLIEADGAKDKNRKILAFDLGENGSLSNRRTLIDFYPGRSGDGMCVDAEGNLYVAAGLHKTRESSETLDTRPGIHVISPQGDLLAFRETPEDTITNCSFGGDDLRTLYISCGTYLLSIRTALPGKNTYRPKH
- the proS gene encoding proline--tRNA ligase; the encoded protein is MSKSERTAISPTRDQDYPEWYQQVVRAAELAENSPVRGCMVIKPWGYALWENMQRELDDMFKATGHKNAYFPLFIPISYLEKEAAHVDGFAKECAVVTHHRLELNEDGKLVPAGELDEPLIVRPTSETIIGEMFSKWVQSYRDLPLLINQWANVVRWELRTRLFLRTTEFLWQEGHTAHATQEEAVEETLKMLDVYANFAENWMAVPVIKGEKTEGERFPGAVNTYCIEAMMQDRKALQAGTSHFLGQNFSRASNIDFLDEKGERALAWTTSWGVSTRLVGGLIMTHADDDGMVIPPKIAPTHLVILPVLRKDSDPVAILNYCREIKKELESKSYHGRRIWVEIDERDIRGGEKMWSWIKKGIPTWIEVGPRDMESGTVFFGRRDLGPKERKGIGRDAFVEGFIETLDNMQDGLLAKAKDFRQANTRTIDSKEDFYEFFTPNNVDQPEIHGGFALAHYSGEPELEALIQSELKVTVRCIPQCGSPEPGICIFTGKPSPQQVVFAKSY
- a CDS encoding sigma 54-interacting transcriptional regulator, which translates into the protein MKVTLLEGENSADYQAKLAVSGITPYLEDFDHIRDLDGESTDWIYMIPLEFTNSSDWSEVRARLAGANRYFIVVGENLTSESIITHIRDGAFDVLDLKDTDARWMSSIHEANSSQDLWWQLYGGYSGKQDDDLVGRSAGIQSLKQSASIIGPTNASVMILGESGAGKERVAQAIHNASGRKTFIPVNCAAIPKDLIESELFGVEKGAYTGAVAAKKGLIQEADGGTLFLDEIGELDIMLQPKLLRFLETRKARRLGSNAEYSVDIRIVTATNRDLEADIANGVFRADLYYRISEVILNIPPLRARLEDIPILAQTFLKMSVERFGKSFEWIEPELINKFQNHVWPGNVRELKQSIDRLVILNNGQTLLARWWEVPLRSHGVNRPAVYPNSPVASNPPWEMEPPPPQTVNPHYAPPPPPSPPPPPPPTPARDDISMYLQGAPPNKKDRYKHAQKLLEQSDNDFAWVAARMGIHPTTLYRWRLRKKV